One window of the Granulicella arctica genome contains the following:
- a CDS encoding alpha-amylase family glycosyl hydrolase — MPNFSLYPIRIDLSLQSATITPVINSVENGTPTAENTAALRVLKTSSRAFSVLLFLLLACLLAGPGVGQTLARPGWAGSGMNLEAWWTHAIFYEVDPHGFRDADGNGIGDLRGLTSQLDYIHSLGVDAITVTHVAPAQGEIPARLQSIDPAVGSLDDFDDLIREASRDSLRLIVQLDVPQGTDPAALATIAKFWLSRGAAGISVRSGTPGDPSRAAQLHRLHEVTRSFAGQRILIAESSSTGSAAIPHADIDMVLDPALAQVGGADAGKLRTAMESLQAASANLALIAATDGPESDRSAGRIGDGTNNQAIAKVLATLLLSTRANAQLYFGQEIGFAAKAGDSALIPWGVPADPNAKPSAKTASQGPEVIAEEADPDSLLNWYRRLIDLHHGNAILRSGASDLLNHDDQNSIVWISRKATITPLTPAIVVACNLSSKPVTLSLTGDIAKLHLRGNFLRTVIRSDNGMGGMSLNAITLPPFGVYIGEIRF, encoded by the coding sequence GTGCCAAATTTTTCGCTGTATCCCATCCGTATCGATCTTTCCCTGCAATCCGCTACCATCACACCTGTGATCAATTCTGTTGAAAACGGCACCCCTACGGCGGAGAACACAGCCGCGCTGCGCGTCCTGAAGACCTCATCAAGGGCCTTTTCTGTTCTGCTGTTTCTCTTGCTTGCCTGCCTGCTGGCTGGGCCGGGGGTGGGCCAGACGCTCGCGCGGCCGGGCTGGGCTGGGTCTGGGATGAATCTTGAAGCCTGGTGGACCCATGCCATCTTTTACGAGGTCGATCCGCATGGCTTTCGCGACGCCGACGGCAACGGGATCGGCGATCTGCGCGGCCTGACGAGCCAGTTGGACTACATCCACTCGCTTGGCGTCGATGCCATCACCGTTACCCACGTCGCTCCCGCGCAGGGCGAAATTCCGGCGCGTCTTCAGTCGATTGACCCTGCCGTCGGATCGCTTGACGACTTCGATGACCTTATTCGCGAGGCGAGCCGGGACAGCCTTCGGCTCATCGTGCAGTTGGACGTGCCTCAAGGGACCGATCCTGCAGCGTTGGCGACGATCGCTAAATTCTGGTTGAGTCGCGGAGCCGCGGGCATCAGCGTGCGCTCGGGTACGCCGGGTGACCCATCGCGTGCAGCGCAGTTACATCGGCTTCACGAGGTGACGAGGAGCTTTGCAGGGCAGCGGATCCTGATCGCCGAAAGCTCCTCCACGGGTAGCGCGGCCATACCGCATGCGGATATCGACATGGTGCTTGATCCTGCTCTGGCACAGGTTGGCGGGGCCGATGCCGGCAAGCTTCGCACCGCGATGGAGAGTTTGCAGGCGGCCTCTGCCAATTTGGCTCTCATCGCTGCAACGGATGGTCCGGAGAGCGATCGCAGCGCCGGGCGCATCGGCGACGGCACCAACAATCAGGCTATCGCCAAGGTGCTTGCTACGTTGCTGCTCAGTACGCGGGCTAACGCGCAGCTCTACTTTGGCCAGGAGATCGGCTTTGCTGCGAAAGCAGGCGATTCGGCGCTCATCCCGTGGGGTGTGCCTGCCGATCCGAACGCGAAACCTTCCGCAAAGACGGCTTCACAAGGGCCTGAGGTGATCGCTGAAGAGGCAGATCCCGACTCCTTGCTGAACTGGTATCGCCGCCTGATCGATCTTCACCACGGCAATGCGATTCTGCGCTCGGGGGCAAGCGATCTGCTCAACCATGACGACCAGAACAGCATCGTCTGGATAAGCCGCAAGGCAACCATCACGCCGCTCACACCGGCTATTGTTGTCGCGTGCAATCTCTCTTCTAAGCCGGTCACGCTCTCGCTCACGGGCGATATCGCGAAGCTACATCTTCGCGGCAACTTCCTGCGCACGGTGATTCGCTCGGATAATGGCATGGGTGGCATGAGTCTCAACGCCATCACGCTGCCGCCGTTTGGCGTGTATATCGGCGAGATTCGTTTCTAG
- a CDS encoding outer membrane beta-barrel protein, whose translation MNRDFGGILKWLLSAVCFWLVVAACHGQARYAGTGPGSLMTVGGTVSGYNIDYGKRDLGGASVYADFNVTWRFGIEGEARLLRYNQEADTHLSTYLVGPRVSFGKHRFNPYGKLLVGLGHFNFPYDYATGSYFVIAPGAGVDYRLNQRIKIRLIDAEYQEWPQFTYGAIHPYGISAGISFNILRSSTKRGY comes from the coding sequence ATGAACCGGGACTTTGGTGGCATTCTCAAATGGCTCCTCTCCGCGGTCTGCTTCTGGTTAGTGGTCGCGGCATGTCACGGGCAGGCACGGTACGCAGGTACCGGGCCTGGCTCCCTCATGACGGTAGGCGGAACCGTTAGCGGCTACAACATCGACTATGGCAAGCGAGACCTGGGCGGCGCCAGTGTCTACGCGGACTTCAACGTAACCTGGCGCTTCGGCATCGAAGGCGAAGCGCGACTTCTGCGCTACAACCAGGAGGCCGACACCCACCTGTCGACCTACCTGGTTGGACCGCGAGTCTCCTTCGGCAAACATCGCTTCAACCCCTACGGCAAGCTGCTCGTCGGCCTCGGCCACTTCAACTTCCCGTACGACTACGCAACCGGCAGCTACTTCGTCATCGCACCCGGAGCCGGGGTGGACTACCGGCTGAATCAACGCATCAAGATCCGCCTCATCGACGCCGAGTACCAGGAGTGGCCGCAATTCACCTACGGCGCAATCCATCCCTACGGCATCAGTGCAGGCATCAGCTTCAACATCCTGCGTTCCAGCACCAAGCGCGGCTACTAA
- a CDS encoding sugar porter family MFS transporter codes for MKMTPYLFKSTIVGALGGLLFGFDTAVIAGTTQQLTTVFSLTPSTLGLTVAIGLIGTVIGAMFAGVLGQKIGGREALRIMAILYTVSAIGTAIAWNWPSLMVFRLIGGLGIGGSSVLGPVYIAELAPAQWRGRMVGLFQFNVVFGILVAYLSNYLIAQYFVHHVSQLAMQWRWQLGVAAIPSVLFLIMLYGIPRSSRWLVTQNKTDEALEVLKMMGSPNSEAELQEIKDSIHMERGMGDEPLFQSKYRLPIFLAVSIGLFNQLAGINAILYYTPFIFEKAGFSQLSGSLQTVIIGLINLIATMLGMSLIDKIGRKTLLLIGSVGTALSLAGVAGIFFTNSHQDLLVWLLCSYITFFALSQGAVIWVYISEVFPTRVRAKGQSLGSSSHWIMNAIISFSFPIMAKASGGTPFAFFAAMMVTQFFVVLFVYPETKGITLERLQAKLGIQ; via the coding sequence ATGAAGATGACCCCGTACCTTTTTAAGAGCACCATCGTCGGAGCCCTCGGCGGCCTCCTCTTCGGCTTCGACACCGCCGTCATCGCCGGCACCACGCAGCAGCTCACCACCGTCTTCTCGCTCACCCCCTCCACCCTCGGTCTCACCGTCGCCATCGGCCTCATCGGGACAGTCATCGGCGCCATGTTCGCCGGCGTCCTCGGCCAGAAGATCGGCGGCCGCGAGGCCCTGCGCATCATGGCCATCCTCTACACCGTCTCCGCCATCGGCACGGCCATCGCCTGGAACTGGCCATCCCTCATGGTCTTCCGCCTCATCGGCGGCCTCGGCATCGGCGGGTCATCCGTCCTCGGACCGGTGTACATCGCCGAACTCGCCCCGGCCCAGTGGCGCGGCCGCATGGTCGGCCTCTTCCAGTTCAACGTCGTCTTCGGCATCCTCGTCGCCTACCTGTCGAACTACCTCATCGCCCAGTACTTCGTCCACCACGTCAGCCAGCTCGCCATGCAGTGGCGCTGGCAGCTTGGCGTAGCCGCGATCCCGTCCGTCCTCTTCCTCATCATGCTCTACGGCATCCCGCGCAGCTCCCGCTGGCTCGTCACCCAGAACAAGACCGACGAAGCCCTCGAAGTCCTCAAGATGATGGGCTCCCCCAACTCCGAGGCCGAGCTGCAGGAGATCAAGGACTCCATCCACATGGAGCGCGGCATGGGCGACGAGCCGCTCTTCCAATCGAAATACCGCCTGCCCATCTTCCTCGCCGTCTCCATCGGCCTCTTCAACCAGCTCGCCGGCATCAACGCCATCCTCTACTACACGCCCTTCATCTTTGAGAAGGCCGGCTTCAGCCAGCTCTCCGGCTCCCTCCAGACCGTCATCATCGGCCTCATCAACCTCATCGCTACCATGCTCGGCATGTCCCTCATCGACAAGATCGGCCGCAAGACCCTCCTGCTCATCGGCAGCGTCGGCACCGCCCTCTCCCTCGCCGGAGTCGCCGGCATCTTCTTCACCAACTCCCACCAGGACCTGCTCGTCTGGCTCCTCTGCAGCTACATCACCTTCTTCGCCCTCTCGCAGGGAGCCGTTATCTGGGTCTATATCTCGGAGGTCTTCCCCACCCGCGTCCGCGCCAAGGGCCAAAGCCTCGGTTCATCCTCCCACTGGATCATGAACGCCATCATCTCCTTCAGCTTCCCCATCATGGCCAAGGCCTCCGGCGGAACCCCCTTCGCCTTCTTCGCCGCAATGATGGTCACCCAATTCTTCGTAGTCCTCTTCGTCTACCCCGAAACCAAAGGCATCACCCTCGAACGCCTACAAGCAAAGCTAGGCATCCAGTAA
- a CDS encoding GntR family transcriptional regulator codes for MKSKRHTQASVTDRQRKPKADPTSGGSPLEIPKYRQVYDDLLSSIKAGTFRPGDRLPSEAELGKRYETSRITVAKAVNELQLRGLVSRRAGSGTHVLAPARSSGHLFGLLIPDLGKTEIFEPVCHGMMQSPLAKAHSLLWGHAMGDAALQEREAEQLAHRYVEQKVSGVFFAPLEFTPARDAVNQRIVAVLDRANIAIVLLDRCYAPYPTRSKYDLVGIDNRRTGFLITQHLLRLGLRRIAFLAKPLSATTVAARISGYREALLAYGIDNREDLVRRGDPDDPKFIDDMLQSCKPEGIVCANDWTAAHLMTHLAAKGIRVPEDMRVVGIDDVKYAAMLPTPLTTEHQNCGNIGAAALSAMLDRVENPLLPTRDILLQTQTVVRRSCGAHLLSGRGTASSLSA; via the coding sequence ATGAAGTCGAAACGACATACCCAGGCAAGCGTGACGGACAGGCAGCGCAAACCAAAGGCCGATCCCACCTCAGGTGGCTCCCCGCTCGAGATTCCGAAGTATCGCCAGGTCTACGACGACCTCCTGTCTTCCATCAAGGCCGGCACCTTCCGTCCCGGCGACCGGCTGCCCAGCGAGGCTGAACTGGGCAAGCGCTACGAGACCTCCCGCATCACCGTCGCCAAGGCAGTCAACGAGCTGCAGCTCCGCGGCCTCGTCTCGCGGCGAGCAGGCTCCGGCACCCACGTTCTCGCCCCAGCACGATCCAGTGGCCACCTCTTCGGGCTCCTCATCCCGGACCTCGGCAAGACCGAGATCTTCGAGCCGGTCTGCCACGGCATGATGCAGTCGCCACTCGCCAAGGCCCACTCGTTACTCTGGGGCCACGCCATGGGAGACGCCGCCCTGCAGGAGCGCGAGGCCGAACAGCTCGCCCATCGCTACGTCGAGCAGAAGGTCTCCGGCGTCTTCTTCGCTCCCCTCGAGTTCACGCCCGCCAGGGACGCCGTCAACCAGCGCATCGTCGCCGTACTCGATCGAGCGAACATCGCCATCGTCCTGCTCGACCGCTGCTACGCCCCCTACCCCACCCGCTCCAAATACGACCTCGTCGGCATCGACAATCGCCGCACCGGCTTCCTCATCACCCAGCATCTCCTGCGCCTCGGCCTGCGGCGGATCGCCTTCCTCGCCAAGCCGCTCTCAGCCACCACCGTTGCCGCCCGCATCTCCGGCTACCGCGAGGCGCTCCTCGCGTACGGCATCGACAACCGCGAGGACCTCGTTCGCCGCGGCGATCCCGACGATCCGAAGTTCATCGACGACATGCTGCAGTCCTGCAAGCCCGAGGGCATCGTCTGCGCCAACGACTGGACCGCCGCACACCTCATGACCCATCTCGCCGCCAAGGGCATCCGCGTCCCCGAAGACATGCGCGTCGTCGGCATCGACGACGTCAAGTATGCCGCCATGCTCCCCACCCCGCTCACCACCGAGCACCAGAACTGCGGCAACATCGGTGCCGCCGCCCTCAGCGCCATGCTCGACCGCGTCGAAAATCCCCTCCTCCCCACCCGCGACATCCTGCTCCAGACCCAGACCGTCGTGCGCCGATCCTGCGGAGCCCACCTGCTCTCAGGCCGAGGGACCGCTTCCAGCCTGTCGGCATAA
- a CDS encoding Ig-like domain repeat protein: protein MTSMTRQPSFDLSISSSLPGANHPRSNASGRAIGRLAAGLRLQTAMILGFLLTLVLATGTGEVLAQTVSQFPGIVPVAGTPATQTVKVTMLKAGTVAAVRTLTQGSASLDFTQISGGTCTANSPYAIADQCTVNVSFSPKFPGLRQGAVVLTQTDGTALGTSFLTGYGSGPLSVITPGHLDTVAGDAGWLYDFDNVPATQSSLFLPQGVVTDAAGNMYISDTNNNRIRRVDAATQLITTLAGGEFPGYSGDNGPGTASTLNGPTALAIDGAGNLFIADSGNFVVRMLNTISGVITTVAGGGQGALGDGGPARSATLATVKGLAIDAQHNLLIADSGNNCIRRVNLATGIISRFAGSGQQGTDGDHGPALAAQFAYPSGINFGQDGSLYIADLGNNRIRKVAPDGTATTVAGGGGTYIGDGGLATDAGLNLPAGVVVDQANNLFIADAGWNSIRKVTASTGIITTIAGNMAEQLQGDGGNADKSEWYGPYAIYYDGQGNLFIADMFHNRIRKIDGNLASYIYDPIRVNRTSPPNPELVENDGNADLSLVTPALVNASLDPATTTCTWPQTLNTGKSCVMGIAFSPTTVATNVLGSVSLTSASGNSPAVINLSGQVLSVDPTAITVTSSLNPSGLGTSVTFTAHVTTQGSSFSGTVQFLDGTTPLGAPALKATGASGTAAVTVSTLTLGQHNITAVYSGDATNNTSTSPILVQSVKQDTTTVLASSANPSLESAPVTLTATVAASGSTPTGTFTFIDGGVTLGTGTINASGSASLTVSTLTIGTHLLTASYSGDTNNGPSISNTVPQVVQGQGSTTTLGTSNATIPVGSSVTFSVQVHGSSTAVASGSVTFKDGGNAIGTALLNSASAVTFSTTGLTPGLHTITAVYAGDASYAGSTSAPLVETVQQIATATAVSASVNPAPAGAPVVLTAAITATTSNPTGGTISGTVTFMNGGVVLGTGSVSASGLATLSIASIPLGGNNISAVYAGNPNYSGSTSAPIVVTVKQATSATTLASNQNPSTVEDNISLTATVTTNGGKATGVVTFNDGGTSIGQATLNANGVASITVSSLLVGQHGLIASYAGDTQNLGSSSPAFNQTVILRPSTDVLTSSATSLNGGQQITMISVVGWTGSIVPTGTVTFQSAGTTLGAAAIDASGVATLTINPQTGLTSVSSTYSGDSVFATSSSAVISLTVGQPPQFTLAASSTALTMQSLQHGTVVLTAASVKGFSDKLALGCLGLPVAATCTFTSDWMMLAADGSNSVNVVVDTGSPLTAGSVANTAKNDTHSSTMIALCGLPAGAFLCLLFWKGRRLRNFGGLLLMLCALGAAVGLSGCGSITTNGTPAGTYHFQITASATGSGVIQAVNMTLTVSK, encoded by the coding sequence ATGACCAGCATGACTCGCCAGCCATCCTTCGATTTGAGCATCTCCTCCTCCCTCCCCGGGGCGAACCACCCCCGTTCCAACGCATCGGGACGAGCAATAGGCCGCCTTGCCGCCGGTCTTCGTCTCCAGACCGCCATGATACTCGGCTTCCTTCTGACACTCGTCCTCGCAACGGGTACGGGAGAGGTGCTGGCGCAGACGGTCTCTCAATTTCCCGGAATCGTTCCGGTCGCGGGCACTCCAGCGACCCAGACGGTGAAAGTAACCATGCTCAAGGCGGGCACGGTCGCCGCGGTCCGAACCCTCACCCAGGGTTCCGCCAGCCTCGATTTCACCCAGATCAGCGGTGGAACCTGCACGGCGAACAGCCCCTACGCCATTGCAGACCAGTGCACCGTAAACGTCAGCTTCTCGCCGAAGTTTCCGGGCTTGCGGCAGGGCGCGGTAGTGCTGACGCAGACGGATGGCACAGCTCTCGGCACATCGTTCCTCACCGGCTATGGATCGGGGCCACTCAGCGTCATCACGCCGGGCCACCTCGATACGGTTGCCGGTGACGCAGGTTGGCTCTACGACTTTGACAACGTTCCGGCGACGCAAAGCTCCCTTTTTCTGCCGCAGGGTGTCGTCACGGATGCGGCCGGGAACATGTACATCTCGGACACCAACAACAATCGCATCCGCCGTGTCGATGCCGCTACGCAGCTCATTACGACCCTTGCCGGGGGGGAGTTCCCCGGATATTCCGGAGACAACGGGCCTGGAACGGCGTCGACACTGAATGGCCCAACAGCACTGGCAATCGACGGAGCAGGCAATCTCTTTATCGCCGACAGCGGCAACTTTGTGGTCCGCATGTTGAACACGATCAGCGGGGTCATCACAACTGTCGCCGGAGGTGGCCAGGGCGCACTTGGAGATGGTGGTCCTGCACGAAGCGCAACGCTTGCGACAGTGAAGGGTCTCGCTATCGACGCGCAGCACAACCTTCTGATCGCGGATAGCGGCAACAACTGCATTCGCCGCGTAAATCTGGCTACAGGCATCATCTCCCGCTTCGCAGGTTCGGGCCAACAGGGGACCGACGGAGACCACGGCCCCGCGCTCGCTGCGCAGTTCGCCTATCCCTCCGGAATCAACTTCGGTCAGGATGGCAGCCTCTACATAGCTGATCTAGGCAACAACAGGATTCGCAAGGTCGCTCCGGACGGGACGGCCACAACAGTCGCCGGCGGCGGCGGCACCTACATTGGCGATGGCGGCCTTGCAACTGATGCGGGACTCAATCTGCCAGCGGGCGTGGTCGTGGATCAGGCCAACAACCTCTTCATCGCGGATGCGGGCTGGAACAGCATTCGCAAGGTCACGGCATCTACGGGAATCATCACCACCATTGCCGGAAACATGGCAGAGCAGCTCCAGGGCGATGGTGGTAACGCCGACAAGAGTGAGTGGTATGGTCCGTACGCGATCTACTACGACGGACAGGGCAACCTCTTTATCGCCGATATGTTCCACAACCGAATCCGCAAGATCGACGGCAATCTGGCCAGCTATATCTACGACCCGATCCGCGTCAATCGCACCTCGCCGCCGAACCCCGAGCTGGTTGAGAACGACGGCAACGCCGATCTAAGCCTGGTAACTCCGGCGCTGGTCAACGCGTCGCTCGATCCGGCGACAACCACCTGCACATGGCCGCAGACTCTCAACACCGGTAAGTCATGCGTGATGGGTATCGCCTTCTCGCCAACGACAGTCGCCACGAACGTTCTCGGGTCCGTCTCCCTTACCTCGGCCTCCGGCAACTCACCCGCGGTGATCAACCTGTCGGGTCAGGTCTTGTCGGTCGATCCAACCGCGATCACGGTCACCTCCAGCCTCAATCCTTCCGGGCTTGGGACCAGCGTCACATTCACCGCACACGTCACCACGCAGGGTTCGAGCTTCAGCGGAACGGTTCAGTTCCTCGATGGCACCACGCCGCTCGGAGCACCAGCCCTGAAGGCCACCGGCGCTTCAGGAACCGCAGCCGTCACCGTTTCGACGCTGACGCTCGGTCAGCACAACATCACCGCCGTCTACTCCGGTGATGCAACGAACAACACCAGCACCTCGCCCATCCTGGTCCAGAGTGTGAAGCAGGATACAACTACGGTCCTCGCCTCAAGCGCGAATCCCTCGCTTGAATCTGCTCCAGTCACGCTCACCGCGACCGTCGCAGCAAGCGGCTCGACCCCCACCGGAACCTTCACCTTCATCGATGGTGGCGTGACGCTTGGCACCGGCACGATCAACGCCAGCGGTTCGGCCTCACTCACCGTCTCGACGCTCACCATCGGAACGCATCTACTGACGGCGAGCTACTCGGGTGATACAAACAACGGCCCAAGCATCTCGAACACGGTCCCCCAGGTCGTACAGGGCCAGGGCAGCACGACCACTCTCGGCACGAGCAACGCGACCATCCCGGTCGGTAGCTCCGTCACCTTCTCGGTCCAGGTCCACGGCAGCAGCACAGCCGTAGCATCCGGCTCCGTGACCTTCAAGGATGGTGGAAACGCAATCGGTACGGCGCTGCTCAACAGTGCCTCAGCAGTCACCTTCTCAACCACAGGCCTGACGCCCGGGCTACACACCATCACCGCTGTCTACGCCGGAGACGCCAGCTACGCGGGCAGCACCTCCGCACCACTGGTCGAAACGGTGCAGCAGATCGCCACCGCCACGGCTGTCTCGGCAAGTGTCAACCCAGCCCCTGCAGGCGCACCAGTCGTCCTCACGGCGGCAATCACCGCAACCACCAGCAATCCGACGGGCGGAACGATCAGCGGTACGGTCACCTTCATGAACGGAGGCGTCGTCCTGGGAACGGGATCGGTCTCTGCGAGTGGGCTTGCCACACTCAGCATCGCGAGCATTCCGCTTGGCGGCAACAATATCAGCGCAGTCTACGCCGGTAATCCGAACTACTCAGGCAGCACCTCAGCACCCATCGTGGTGACGGTGAAGCAGGCCACGAGTGCGACGACACTGGCAAGTAACCAGAACCCCTCAACCGTCGAAGACAACATCTCCCTCACTGCAACCGTGACGACTAACGGCGGCAAGGCAACGGGCGTGGTCACCTTCAATGATGGAGGCACCTCGATCGGTCAGGCAACGCTGAACGCCAACGGCGTAGCCTCGATCACCGTGTCGAGTCTCCTCGTTGGTCAGCATGGCTTGATCGCAAGCTATGCAGGTGACACGCAAAACCTCGGCAGCAGCTCACCCGCCTTCAACCAGACGGTCATCCTGCGGCCCTCAACCGACGTGCTCACCAGCTCAGCGACCTCGTTGAACGGTGGACAGCAGATCACCATGATCTCGGTCGTAGGCTGGACCGGCTCAATCGTCCCGACGGGAACGGTCACCTTCCAATCCGCAGGAACCACCCTCGGCGCAGCAGCGATCGACGCCTCCGGTGTTGCCACGCTAACCATCAACCCGCAGACCGGCCTGACCAGCGTCAGTTCGACCTACAGCGGCGACTCCGTCTTCGCTACCTCCTCCTCGGCGGTCATCTCCCTCACCGTCGGTCAACCACCACAATTCACACTTGCTGCAAGCAGCACCGCCCTCACGATGCAGAGCCTGCAACACGGCACGGTTGTCCTCACGGCAGCCTCGGTCAAAGGCTTCTCGGATAAGCTGGCGCTCGGCTGCCTGGGCCTTCCCGTCGCGGCAACCTGCACCTTCACCTCGGACTGGATGATGCTGGCAGCCGATGGATCGAACAGTGTCAACGTGGTCGTCGATACCGGCTCCCCGCTCACTGCTGGCAGCGTGGCGAATACAGCAAAGAATGACACGCATAGCTCCACCATGATCGCCCTCTGCGGATTGCCTGCAGGAGCCTTCCTCTGCCTGCTCTTCTGGAAGGGACGTCGACTGCGGAACTTTGGCGGTCTCCTGCTGATGCTCTGCGCTCTCGGTGCTGCAGTCGGCCTCTCTGGCTGCGGTTCCATCACGACCAACGGAACTCCGGCTGGAACCTACCACTTCCAGATCACGGCCTCCGCAACCGGCTCCGGTGTCATCCAGGCGGTCAACATGACCCTGACGGTGAGCAAGTAG
- a CDS encoding glycosyltransferase, which yields MPAPRVAYFPDSFHEVNGVAHTSRNFVAYAERRGLPFLCIRAGGRRQAAETQGELRTLELVRSKASIRVEKDLEFDALFWRHAAIIERELNLFQPDIIHITGPSELGMFGAYFAWKMGVPLAASWHTNVHEYLARRMMPMTMMRGVPDSYAAKTEGVIEASTLKAATLFYRLAGVLFAPNVELCAMLEAATHRPCHLMQRGVDTRLFSPAHRTRPVDDDIIRLGYVGRLSVEKNIALLPLLQARLAAMGISDVEFFIIGQGGDEEMLRRDLHGAHFAGVLRGQELATACADMDILVFPSHTDTFGNVVLEALASGVPAVVTPDGGPKFIVRNGETGFVVPDEEFVAAVASLIADRQRLKTMRTAARAYALTCSWDAVFDKVYAAYDLVLTGESSLPLPF from the coding sequence ATGCCTGCCCCGCGAGTTGCCTACTTTCCCGACTCGTTCCACGAGGTCAACGGCGTCGCACACACGAGCCGTAACTTCGTCGCCTACGCGGAGCGGCGTGGCCTGCCGTTCCTCTGCATTCGTGCGGGCGGGCGCAGGCAGGCCGCCGAGACGCAAGGCGAGCTACGGACGCTGGAACTGGTGCGCAGCAAGGCCTCAATCCGCGTCGAGAAGGACCTCGAATTCGACGCGCTCTTCTGGCGCCACGCGGCCATCATCGAGCGCGAGTTGAACCTCTTCCAGCCGGACATCATCCACATCACCGGACCGAGCGAGCTGGGCATGTTCGGCGCATACTTCGCCTGGAAGATGGGCGTTCCGCTGGCCGCATCGTGGCACACCAACGTGCACGAATACCTCGCCCGGCGCATGATGCCGATGACGATGATGCGCGGGGTTCCAGATTCCTATGCAGCGAAGACAGAAGGCGTCATTGAAGCCTCGACCCTGAAGGCCGCAACTCTGTTCTATCGACTGGCTGGCGTGCTGTTCGCCCCGAATGTGGAGTTGTGCGCGATGCTCGAAGCCGCCACCCACAGGCCCTGCCACCTGATGCAGCGCGGTGTCGATACACGGCTCTTCTCTCCCGCGCACCGCACACGACCGGTGGACGATGACATTATTCGGCTCGGGTACGTCGGCAGGCTCTCGGTGGAGAAGAACATCGCGCTGCTGCCGCTGCTTCAAGCCAGGCTCGCAGCGATGGGGATCAGCGACGTGGAGTTCTTCATCATTGGCCAGGGTGGCGACGAGGAGATGCTCCGGCGCGACCTGCACGGTGCTCACTTCGCCGGTGTGCTCCGCGGTCAGGAACTCGCGACGGCCTGCGCTGACATGGACATCCTCGTCTTCCCGTCGCACACCGATACCTTCGGCAATGTCGTCCTCGAAGCGCTGGCAAGCGGCGTGCCCGCCGTGGTGACGCCCGACGGGGGCCCAAAGTTCATTGTCCGCAATGGCGAGACCGGCTTCGTGGTGCCAGACGAAGAGTTTGTTGCGGCCGTAGCCAGCCTTATCGCCGACCGGCAGCGCCTCAAAACGATGCGCACCGCCGCTCGTGCCTACGCGCTGACATGCAGTTGGGACGCGGTCTTCGACAAGGTGTATGCAGCCTACGACTTGGTGCTCACAGGCGAGTCGTCTCTGCCTCTGCCGTTTTAG
- a CDS encoding tetratricopeptide repeat protein, with product MARLWAIAILSAALSGAGYVSTPAPQNLQQIQQQIDRGQTAEALRRLDALAATTPVPEGVHRLQGKAFYAADRFAEADTAFTAALAQNPKDLESTQMRGLTLFRLGKPGEAIPLLLAAHDWTPETRVDPSYVLALCYLDAHRYDDARHAFGAQYGFPPDSAAAYLLAARMLLRRDYLPVAQDFAQKALAIDPQLPLAHALLGEIALAGNHLDVAVAEFERERTRNPLDGAIYDRLGDAYSRAGNYQQALQSLQRAVILEPNVTAPFILLGKVLLKQEAPANAVMYLEHAVAMDPGNYMTHSLLGQAYRSLGRAEDASRETQTAQRLQAKSDPKLQNVK from the coding sequence GTGGCGCGTCTGTGGGCCATTGCAATCCTGAGCGCGGCTCTTTCGGGTGCGGGCTATGTCTCCACGCCTGCGCCACAGAATCTACAACAGATCCAGCAGCAGATCGACCGAGGTCAAACCGCTGAGGCTCTCAGGCGGCTTGATGCCCTTGCGGCCACGACGCCGGTGCCGGAGGGCGTTCATCGACTTCAAGGAAAGGCGTTTTATGCCGCCGATCGATTTGCCGAGGCTGACACGGCGTTTACCGCTGCACTCGCCCAGAACCCGAAGGATCTTGAGTCGACGCAGATGCGCGGTCTTACGCTCTTCCGGCTCGGCAAGCCGGGAGAGGCGATCCCGCTGCTGCTTGCTGCACATGACTGGACGCCGGAGACCCGCGTCGATCCAAGCTATGTGCTCGCGCTCTGCTATCTGGATGCGCACCGCTACGATGATGCCCGCCACGCTTTTGGGGCGCAGTACGGCTTTCCTCCCGATTCGGCTGCTGCGTATCTTCTTGCGGCCCGAATGCTTCTGCGCCGCGACTATCTGCCGGTCGCGCAGGATTTCGCGCAAAAGGCGCTCGCCATTGATCCACAGTTACCGCTTGCTCACGCGCTGCTTGGCGAGATCGCGCTGGCGGGGAATCACCTTGATGTTGCGGTGGCTGAGTTTGAGAGGGAGCGGACGCGCAATCCGCTTGATGGGGCTATTTACGATCGGCTGGGCGATGCGTACTCGCGGGCTGGGAATTATCAGCAGGCGCTGCAGTCGCTTCAACGCGCCGTCATTCTGGAGCCGAATGTGACTGCGCCGTTCATCCTGCTGGGGAAGGTTTTATTGAAGCAGGAGGCTCCTGCGAATGCGGTGATGTACCTGGAACACGCCGTAGCGATGGACCCCGGCAACTATATGACGCATAGTCTTCTGGGGCAGGCGTATCGTTCGCTTGGGCGTGCGGAGGATGCTTCGCGTGAGACACAGACGGCGCAGAGGCTTCAGGCGAAGAGTGACCCGAAGTTGCAGAATGTGAAGTAG